One Nitrospirota bacterium genomic region harbors:
- a CDS encoding sigma-54-dependent Fis family transcriptional regulator has protein sequence MASILIVEDNITMAKMLLQTLAMEGHKVIVSNNTREGIEKIQRETLDLVLSDLRLPSGTGFDVLSAVREQSPFIPVIIMTAFGTVEDAVRAVKGGAYDFITKPFDTDHLLLLISRALEKQRLLTENILLKEDKDRTAPILIGNSPKFSEAMNLARKVASSKATVLLAGESGTGKELFAKTIHRLSTYKDGPFTAINCAAIPKELLESELFGHEKGAFTGATDKRIGKFELANRGTIFLDEIGEMELGLQAKLLRFLQGEEIERVGGGKKIHIDARIIAASNRDLEDAIREKTFREDLFYRLKVFPIVLPPLRERQEDIPLLTYHFISIYNKELKKQVHDISDPAMEILINQQWKGNVRELENCIERAVILCDGNVILPEHLGLTDTKNRISTISKEGLSEIAAAATRSAETRAIKAALDLTQGNKTKAAEFLKVSYKTLLTKIKDYGIE, from the coding sequence ATGGCTTCAATCCTTATAGTAGAAGACAATATAACAATGGCAAAGATGCTCCTTCAGACTCTTGCGATGGAGGGGCACAAGGTCATTGTATCCAATAATACCCGTGAAGGTATTGAGAAGATTCAGAGGGAGACCCTTGACCTTGTCCTGAGTGACTTGCGGCTTCCATCCGGTACCGGATTTGATGTACTATCGGCAGTGAGGGAACAATCACCTTTTATCCCTGTAATTATAATGACTGCATTCGGTACGGTTGAGGATGCTGTCCGGGCTGTAAAGGGCGGGGCCTATGATTTTATTACAAAGCCCTTTGACACAGACCATCTTCTGTTATTAATCAGCAGGGCATTAGAGAAACAGCGCCTGCTGACAGAGAATATCCTGCTTAAAGAAGATAAAGACAGAACCGCACCCATACTGATAGGTAACAGCCCGAAATTTTCAGAGGCAATGAATCTGGCACGGAAGGTTGCATCAAGCAAGGCAACCGTACTACTGGCAGGAGAGAGCGGCACAGGGAAAGAGTTGTTTGCAAAGACGATACACCGTTTGAGCACCTATAAAGACGGCCCGTTCACAGCAATAAACTGTGCTGCCATCCCGAAAGAGCTTCTTGAGAGTGAACTGTTCGGTCATGAAAAGGGGGCATTTACAGGTGCAACGGATAAGAGGATCGGCAAATTTGAACTTGCAAACAGGGGAACTATATTCCTTGATGAGATAGGAGAAATGGAACTGGGACTACAGGCAAAGCTCCTCAGATTCCTTCAGGGGGAGGAGATAGAACGAGTCGGCGGGGGTAAGAAGATCCACATTGACGCAAGGATAATAGCGGCAAGCAACAGAGACCTTGAAGATGCAATAAGGGAAAAGACCTTCAGAGAGGACCTGTTTTACCGCCTGAAAGTATTCCCCATTGTACTGCCGCCGCTCCGTGAGAGACAGGAAGACATACCCCTGCTTACATATCATTTTATTTCTATTTACAACAAAGAGCTTAAAAAACAGGTACACGATATTTCAGACCCGGCAATGGAGATACTGATTAATCAGCAGTGGAAGGGAAACGTCCGTGAGCTTGAGAATTGTATTGAAAGGGCAGTTATCCTGTGCGACGGCAATGTAATATTGCCTGAACACCTGGGACTGACGGATACAAAAAACAGAATCTCCACAATCTCGAAAGAGGGCCTCTCCGAAATAGCCGCTGCCGCCACCCGTTCCGCAGAAACCCGCGCCATCAAAGCCGCCTTAGATCTGACCCAAGGCAACAAGACCAAAGCCGCAGAATTCCTCAAAGTAAGCTATAAGACACTGCTGACAAAGATAAAGGATTACGGGATAGAGTAG
- a CDS encoding PAS domain-containing protein, whose amino-acid sequence MVSGDHLTLLIAFGAGIIASAIALYLILKVLFRTRKDLLEHDFQPDTSIKKEKVEFVIDTFSDLITKLKEKEDELERLRGEAEDRASVAESYNEDILRCVGSGVITFNMDSMITTFNQAAERILRRTRGEVIGLTCNDVFGSDNILCRLINNAMLSGRPLLRQEIEIEREKMSNIWVGLSISPLKDREGKMIGLIIVLTDLTEIKMLKEQGELKKRLAMLGEMSAGIAHELRNSMGTIAGYVKLLSKQNQDDQFKSHGLTKENDNPPLSLRGGMGGVFSDEQPSKEILSTITSEINSMDLIIKELLNYGKPVSLSLSKVDLIKIIRTAIETAIGRIQDIKPEAKIEVKLNVPAYMQIFVDEVLIRQALQNVIQNAVEAMPEGGSLMVDVKDYRAESFLPSAEGIQTELREGVEIFISDTGAGISEENLDRIFLPFFTTKSRGTGMGLALVHKIILTHGGNIKADSREGIGTTFRIYLPWLQSL is encoded by the coding sequence ATGGTATCTGGGGATCACCTTACATTATTAATAGCTTTTGGGGCAGGCATTATAGCATCGGCTATTGCCCTCTATTTAATTCTCAAGGTATTATTTCGTACACGCAAAGATCTTCTTGAACATGATTTTCAGCCGGATACCTCTATAAAAAAGGAGAAGGTGGAGTTTGTGATAGATACCTTTAGTGACCTCATCACTAAGTTGAAGGAAAAAGAGGATGAGCTGGAAAGGCTTCGCGGTGAAGCAGAAGATCGGGCATCAGTTGCAGAAAGCTATAATGAGGATATTTTACGCTGTGTCGGCAGCGGTGTTATAACATTCAACATGGATAGTATGATTACAACCTTTAATCAGGCCGCAGAAAGGATTCTGAGAAGGACGAGGGGAGAAGTGATCGGTTTAACATGTAATGATGTCTTCGGTTCTGATAATATACTATGCAGGCTGATCAATAATGCCATGTTGTCCGGCAGGCCCTTATTGAGACAAGAGATTGAAATTGAAAGAGAGAAGATGTCTAACATCTGGGTCGGTCTTTCAATATCACCTTTAAAAGACAGGGAAGGGAAGATGATTGGATTGATAATTGTTTTGACCGACCTGACTGAGATAAAGATGCTGAAAGAGCAGGGTGAACTTAAAAAACGCCTTGCTATGCTCGGAGAGATGTCCGCAGGGATTGCCCATGAATTGCGCAACTCAATGGGAACGATAGCAGGCTATGTGAAACTCCTCTCAAAACAGAATCAGGATGACCAGTTCAAGAGCCATGGGCTCACAAAGGAGAACGATAATCCCCCCCTTAGTTTAAGGGGGGGCATGGGGGGGGTATTCTCAGATGAACAGCCATCAAAGGAGATCCTGTCTACCATTACATCTGAAATTAATTCGATGGATTTGATCATAAAAGAATTATTAAATTACGGAAAACCTGTCTCTCTTTCTCTATCAAAGGTAGACCTTATAAAAATAATCAGAACAGCCATTGAAACCGCTATCGGAAGGATACAGGATATTAAACCGGAGGCTAAAATAGAAGTGAAATTGAATGTGCCTGCTTATATGCAGATATTTGTTGATGAGGTGTTGATCCGTCAGGCATTACAGAATGTAATACAGAACGCAGTTGAGGCAATGCCGGAAGGCGGGAGTCTCATGGTTGATGTTAAGGACTACAGGGCAGAGTCATTTCTCCCTTCTGCAGAAGGCATACAAACAGAGTTGCGTGAGGGTGTTGAGATTTTTATCTCAGATACAGGGGCAGGCATATCTGAAGAGAATCTTGATCGGATTTTCCTCCCGTTCTTTACAACAAAATCACGCGGTACAGGTATGGGGCTTGCCCTTGTACATAAGATTATTCTTACGCACGGCGGTAACATTAAGGCAGACAGCAGGGAAGGTATAGGAACAACTTTCAGGATATATTTACCATGGCTTCAATCCTTATAG
- a CDS encoding helix-turn-helix transcriptional regulator, which translates to MENIREWAGNRIKYVRSKAGLTQFQLAEKAGLNLSWLGQIERGQRTATIITLDKICKALNITFGEFFSDSKQLFHEDDLLARELLELMKGRNKKDILLIIDLARRIFLPAPPVKKSKRD; encoded by the coding sequence ATGGAAAATATCAGAGAATGGGCAGGGAATAGGATTAAATATGTCAGGAGTAAAGCTGGTCTGACGCAGTTTCAATTAGCTGAGAAAGCAGGGTTAAACCTCAGTTGGCTTGGTCAGATTGAGAGAGGTCAGAGAACTGCAACAATCATCACTCTTGATAAAATTTGCAAGGCTTTAAATATAACATTCGGAGAGTTTTTTAGTGATTCAAAGCAATTATTTCACGAAGATGATCTGCTTGCCAGAGAATTGCTGGAACTTATGAAGGGGAGAAATAAAAAAGACATACTTCTTATTATTGATTTAGCCAGACGGATATTTCTACCTGCCCCACCAGTAAAAAAATCAAAAAGAGACTAA
- a CDS encoding prepilin peptidase has protein sequence MTLFYLFIFMIGASIGSFLNVCIYRLPLEQSIVSPPSHCPVCNTPIRFYDNIPVLSFIILGGRCRTCRTPISVQYVSVEIFNAVGYIFLFREFGLSPTFIIYAIFFSSLVVLSVIDLYYKILPDIITIPGIILGLISSSLILSTGFKSSLVGLLIGGGLFYIVSVGSLVILNREGMGGGDVKLIAMIGAFLGWRDVIVTIMLASLIGSIVGIFMMIFFGKDRKYQIPFGPFLALGGMISMFFSEAIIEWYLGITLHY, from the coding sequence ATGACCCTATTCTATCTCTTCATTTTTATGATCGGGGCAAGCATAGGGAGTTTTCTTAATGTCTGCATATACAGGCTGCCGCTGGAACAGTCTATTGTATCGCCGCCTTCTCATTGCCCTGTTTGCAATACCCCGATAAGGTTCTATGATAATATTCCTGTCTTGAGCTTTATAATCCTTGGCGGGAGATGCAGAACCTGCAGGACTCCAATATCCGTTCAGTATGTTTCGGTTGAGATATTTAATGCTGTCGGGTATATCTTCTTATTCAGGGAATTCGGGCTATCGCCTACGTTCATCATCTATGCAATATTCTTCTCATCACTTGTTGTGTTAAGTGTTATTGACCTTTATTATAAGATACTGCCTGATATTATTACTATTCCTGGAATAATTTTAGGACTTATAAGCAGCAGCCTTATTCTTTCTACTGGTTTCAAAAGCTCGTTAGTAGGTCTGCTCATAGGCGGTGGTTTATTTTATATTGTCAGCGTAGGAAGTCTTGTAATTCTAAATCGTGAAGGCATGGGAGGCGGTGACGTTAAGCTCATTGCAATGATTGGCGCCTTCTTAGGGTGGAGGGATGTTATTGTCACAATAATGCTGGCTTCTCTTATAGGGTCTATTGTTGGAATATTTATGATGATATTCTTCGGCAAAGATAGAAAGTACCAAATCCCGTTCGGCCCATTCTTAGCATTAGGCGGGATGATAAGCATGTTTTTCAGTGAGGCAATAATAGAATGGTATCTGGGGATCACCTTACATTATTAA
- a CDS encoding DUF1566 domain-containing protein: MSTQQIILTIFITLFLNITPATATLIDRGSGLIYDTDMNITWLQDANYAKTSGYDADGVMTWFEAVNYADNLVYAGYNDWRLPATLQPDPTCSNQDTGWGISWGLGCKGGELGHLYYIELLNPAGGPLVNTGPFINMFLVTDWTETDVIRGDPNDAWCFGVDIGGQGACPKNTYGRAWAVRNGDSHPVAEPNTLLLLASGLACLVAWKRKQKRNLDNL, from the coding sequence ATGTCTACTCAACAAATCATATTAACAATCTTTATAACGTTATTCTTAAATATTACCCCTGCAACAGCCACATTAATTGATAGGGGTAGTGGGCTTATCTATGATACAGATATGAACATCACCTGGCTTCAGGATGCAAATTATGCCAAGACATCTGGCTATGATGCAGATGGAGTAATGACTTGGTTTGAGGCGGTAAATTATGCAGATAATCTTGTATATGCGGGTTATAATGATTGGCGACTCCCTGCGACTCTTCAACCTGATCCCACCTGTTCTAACCAGGATACAGGATGGGGAATTTCGTGGGGATTAGGATGCAAGGGAGGTGAGTTGGGGCATCTCTATTATATAGAACTATTAAACCCTGCAGGAGGACCATTGGTTAACACTGGCCCCTTTATTAACATGTTCCTCGTGACTGACTGGACAGAAACGGACGTTATTCGAGGCGATCCTAATGATGCATGGTGCTTCGGTGTCGACATTGGTGGACAAGGAGCGTGTCCCAAAAATACTTATGGCCGTGCTTGGGCTGTACGTAACGGTGATTCCCATCCAGTCGCTGAACCCAATACACTACTACTTCTAGCCTCTGGACTGGCATGTCTTGTTGCATGGAAAAGAAAACAGAAACGTAATCTTGATAACTTATGA
- a CDS encoding NAD(P)-dependent glycerol-3-phosphate dehydrogenase has translation MNSKITVLGAGSWGTTLAILLAESNNDVVLWAYERELVEIIKTKRENTLYLPGYKIPENIYPTNSLKEAVESCYIIVSVVPSHVVKDVFTSIKGSFQDVPVISATKGITIDSLQTVSQVLKDILPESTYGKFAVLSGPSFAKEVVKRLPTAITIAGFDEALVKELQKVFARHYFRVYTNMDVIGVEMGGSLKNIMAIATGCSDGLGFGHNTRAALITRGLAEIKRLGMAMGANPATFYGLSGLGDLVLTCTGELSRNRTLGYKVGQGMKLSEILAEMSGHGMVAEGVRTAKAALELSKIHNIPMPITQEVYNLLYEGKDVQQVVHDLMMREMKEE, from the coding sequence ATGAATTCTAAAATAACAGTTCTGGGTGCAGGAAGCTGGGGGACGACACTGGCGATACTACTGGCTGAAAGTAATAATGATGTGGTTCTGTGGGCGTATGAAAGAGAGCTTGTTGAAATTATAAAAACAAAGAGAGAAAATACACTATATCTGCCGGGATATAAAATACCTGAGAATATTTATCCCACAAACTCACTTAAAGAGGCTGTTGAATCCTGTTACATTATTGTTTCTGTAGTCCCGTCACATGTAGTGAAAGATGTGTTTACATCAATCAAAGGATCCTTCCAGGATGTGCCTGTTATCAGTGCAACTAAGGGTATTACTATTGATTCACTACAGACTGTGTCACAGGTTCTTAAAGATATACTCCCTGAATCTACTTATGGAAAGTTTGCTGTCCTCTCAGGGCCGAGTTTTGCAAAAGAGGTTGTAAAAAGACTGCCTACTGCCATAACCATAGCCGGCTTTGATGAAGCCCTTGTGAAGGAGCTGCAAAAGGTTTTTGCCCGTCACTATTTTCGTGTGTATACTAACATGGATGTAATAGGAGTAGAAATGGGCGGGTCATTAAAAAATATTATGGCCATTGCAACAGGTTGTTCAGACGGGCTTGGCTTCGGTCATAATACACGGGCGGCCCTGATTACACGGGGGCTTGCAGAGATTAAAAGGCTTGGAATGGCTATGGGTGCTAATCCTGCTACATTTTACGGACTATCAGGACTTGGAGATTTAGTCCTTACATGTACCGGGGAATTAAGCAGGAACAGGACACTGGGATATAAGGTAGGACAGGGGATGAAACTAAGTGAAATATTAGCAGAGATGTCCGGTCACGGTATGGTTGCAGAAGGCGTCAGGACAGCCAAAGCCGCATTAGAACTGTCAAAGATACATAACATACCGATGCCGATTACGCAGGAGGTTTACAATCTTCTGTACGAAGGCAAGGATGTACAGCAGGTAGTGCATGATTTAATGATGAGGGAGATGAAGGAGGAGTGA